A single Terriglobales bacterium DNA region contains:
- a CDS encoding acyltransferase translates to MHELLEDRGEASIGQKTAPSNSILRAYMPELDTVRGLAVLLVLFYHGIAPQIGGEISHLGATLLFIAQYGWTGVNLFFVLSGFLITGILVENRERSDYFSRFYIRRALRILPALYAALTVLYLAGWISLRFMGAAMLFFANGAPLLGIPMQYGPLWSLAVEEHFYMFWPAAVRKFPHRSLVVLLAVVCFTSPIARLIRFVVYGESLNSLYTWFNLDGLAFGAMLALWCRRSWFRRSQLEWFSLCSLVLGLITFARVQAYPAASAALQISACNVASAGFLAGVLLLGTSRWKFLVDRPILKLLGYVSYGLYLIHVLMFRVTELLFSRLWPILSSLGSTRVMLIRFLLGSCLATLVAYLSRRSLEEFFLRMGFSSRNRRAR, encoded by the coding sequence GTGCACGAGCTGCTCGAGGATCGCGGGGAAGCCTCCATCGGACAAAAAACAGCACCCAGCAATTCTATTTTGCGGGCGTACATGCCGGAACTTGACACGGTTCGAGGCCTCGCCGTCCTGCTAGTGCTTTTTTACCATGGCATTGCACCGCAGATCGGCGGAGAGATCTCACATCTCGGAGCGACATTGTTATTTATTGCTCAGTATGGGTGGACAGGTGTCAATCTGTTTTTTGTGCTTTCGGGATTTCTTATCACCGGCATTTTGGTTGAAAACCGAGAGCGGTCGGATTATTTCTCGCGTTTCTACATCCGCCGTGCACTACGCATCCTTCCAGCTCTTTACGCGGCTTTGACGGTGCTTTACTTGGCTGGTTGGATCTCCTTACGATTTATGGGAGCTGCAATGCTGTTTTTCGCCAACGGTGCTCCGCTACTTGGGATTCCAATGCAATATGGCCCATTGTGGTCGCTGGCAGTTGAAGAGCATTTCTATATGTTCTGGCCAGCTGCGGTTCGGAAGTTCCCCCATCGTTCACTAGTTGTTCTACTCGCAGTCGTGTGCTTTACGAGTCCCATTGCGCGTCTAATAAGGTTTGTTGTTTACGGAGAGAGCCTAAATTCACTTTATACCTGGTTTAACTTGGATGGGCTGGCGTTCGGTGCAATGCTAGCCCTATGGTGTCGGCGGTCATGGTTTCGCCGTTCGCAGCTGGAATGGTTTAGCCTCTGCTCTTTGGTGCTGGGTTTAATCACATTTGCCAGGGTTCAGGCTTACCCAGCCGCGAGCGCCGCGCTTCAGATTTCAGCCTGCAATGTGGCATCTGCAGGATTCTTGGCTGGAGTATTGCTGCTCGGGACCAGTCGATGGAAATTTCTGGTGGACCGGCCGATACTTAAGCTACTAGGGTACGTAAGCTATGGTCTGTATCTCATACATGTGCTGATGTTCAGAGTGACCGAACTGCTCTTTTCTCGCTTGTGGCCAATCTTATCCTCGCTCGGTTCAACTAGAGTTATGCTGATTCGTTTTCTGCTTGGCAGCTGTTTGGCAACGCTAGTCGCTTATCTATCGCGACGTTCGCTAGAGGAATTCTTTTTAAGAATGGGATTTTCCTCGCGAAATCGACGGGCCCGATAA
- a CDS encoding type III pantothenate kinase: MLLVLDVGNTNTVLGVFAKPEQGLAQYTRLLANWRVATNRTQTVDEYGVLFRNLFAMANIAVEEIRGIVISSVVPPMDSTLREVCERYFSTKPLFIEPGVRTGMPVQYENPSEVGADRIVNGVAAFEKYGGPCIVVDFGTATTFDAVSKKGEYLGGVIAPGIGISAEALFERTARLPRVDIRKPLRIIGTNTVGSLQSGLYYGYLGLVDGILELLLGEMGKETKVVATGGLASMIGKGSKYISEVDDLLTLEGLRIIWERNAASRKGAHDSDGENSGKRSLDKSRAAR, from the coding sequence ATGCTCTTAGTTCTTGACGTGGGTAATACCAACACGGTTTTGGGCGTCTTTGCGAAACCCGAGCAGGGCTTAGCGCAATACACGCGCCTGCTTGCCAACTGGCGCGTGGCCACTAATCGCACCCAGACTGTGGACGAGTACGGTGTTCTCTTCCGCAATCTTTTTGCTATGGCCAATATCGCGGTGGAGGAAATCCGTGGGATCGTGATCTCCTCCGTCGTACCGCCCATGGACTCAACTCTGCGCGAGGTCTGCGAGCGGTACTTCTCCACCAAGCCGCTTTTCATTGAGCCCGGCGTGCGCACGGGGATGCCCGTGCAATATGAGAACCCGTCCGAAGTGGGCGCCGATCGCATCGTGAACGGGGTTGCGGCATTTGAGAAGTACGGCGGGCCATGCATCGTGGTGGACTTCGGAACGGCGACAACGTTCGATGCCGTCTCGAAAAAAGGTGAATACCTTGGCGGCGTGATCGCGCCTGGAATCGGCATTTCAGCCGAGGCCTTATTCGAACGCACCGCGCGGCTGCCGCGTGTGGACATCCGCAAGCCCCTGCGCATTATCGGCACCAACACCGTGGGCAGCCTTCAGTCGGGGCTTTACTACGGATATCTCGGCTTGGTGGACGGCATTCTCGAACTTCTTTTGGGGGAAATGGGCAAAGAGACGAAGGTCGTCGCAACCGGTGGCCTTGCCTCCATGATCGGCAAAGGATCGAAGTACATCAGCGAGGTAGATGATCTGCTCACTCTCGAAGGGCTGCGCATCATCTGGGAGCGGAACGCCGCGTCGCGCAAAGGCGCCCACGACTCCGATGGCGAAAATAGTGGTAAGCGATCGCTCGACAAGAGCCGCGCCGCTCGCTAG
- a CDS encoding biotin--[acetyl-CoA-carboxylase] ligase, with product MCRIVRLLTDHATVVISGTKIADEIGTSRSEVWRLIQQLRASGVEIAGHPATGYRLQKVPDLLLPDSLSPLIKGTVFANRIHHFFRIGSTNVAAMEAAAAGAPEGAVFVAEEQTSGRGRGDHGWHSARSQGIYCSVILRPALAPADVLVLSLAAGLAVREAVAEVIASTNADALEKAKSQFKPPHLDLRWPNDVLLNGKKFAGLLTELTAEATRVRYAVLGVGLNINQSSFPAELDGVATSLRIEAGHKFSRVELAAGLLKSLDREYRSLLSGGAQTRDAILRRFELHSSYARGRRVLVDENGGFEGITAGLDARGFLLVETANGMRTVISGGVRALD from the coding sequence TTGTGCCGCATCGTTCGCCTGCTAACAGATCACGCCACTGTTGTCATAAGCGGGACGAAGATCGCGGATGAAATCGGTACCAGCCGCTCAGAGGTTTGGCGACTCATACAACAATTGCGGGCCTCGGGAGTGGAGATTGCCGGCCATCCAGCCACGGGGTACCGCCTGCAAAAAGTTCCCGACCTGCTTCTGCCGGACAGCCTTTCGCCACTTATAAAGGGGACGGTCTTCGCCAACAGAATTCACCATTTCTTTCGCATCGGCTCTACGAATGTGGCTGCAATGGAAGCTGCTGCCGCAGGGGCGCCCGAAGGAGCCGTGTTCGTGGCCGAAGAACAGACCAGCGGACGCGGTCGAGGCGATCACGGCTGGCACTCCGCGCGTTCACAAGGCATTTACTGTTCGGTCATTCTGCGTCCGGCACTGGCTCCTGCGGATGTGCTGGTGTTATCGCTGGCCGCGGGGTTGGCGGTACGGGAGGCCGTGGCAGAGGTGATTGCCAGCACGAATGCTGACGCGCTCGAGAAGGCGAAATCGCAATTCAAACCGCCGCATCTCGATCTGCGCTGGCCCAACGATGTGCTGCTGAATGGCAAGAAATTCGCCGGCTTACTCACTGAGCTGACCGCAGAAGCCACGCGCGTTCGCTATGCGGTTTTAGGAGTAGGGCTCAACATTAATCAGTCCAGCTTTCCGGCGGAACTGGATGGGGTTGCCACCTCGCTGCGCATCGAGGCTGGACATAAGTTCTCGCGGGTGGAACTCGCCGCCGGTTTGTTAAAATCGCTTGATCGCGAATATCGCAGCTTGCTAAGCGGCGGAGCCCAGACACGCGACGCAATATTGCGTCGTTTCGAGTTGCATTCTTCCTACGCGCGCGGCCGACGCGTGCTGGTGGACGAGAACGGTGGATTCGAAGGCATAACTGCAGGTCTGGACGCCCGCGGCTTCCTGCTGGTTGAAACCGCCAACGGCATGCGGACGGTGATCTCAGGGGGCGTGCGCGCGCTGGATTAG
- the rlmD gene encoding 23S rRNA (uracil(1939)-C(5))-methyltransferase RlmD encodes MTTSHRSLCASVVTLKAAVQQWTVQLEIEKLIYGGDGLARLPADDQGRRKAVFVPFVLEGEQVEARLDQHKPEFARAHVDQVLRPSPHRIEPKCPYFHRCGGCHYQHTTYEHQLEIKAAILKESLTRIAKFELMADLQVHPSPPWNYRNRTRMRVRPSPFALGYNRMWSHVFLAVDQCPISSPLINRAIAEIWELGRTGVSFDQISEIEFFASAEDSELQIELHPAEDTPEAGEAARHLTPQLAGKIPEMATVAVSVAAPIPPRSPEVIVGPGAIFYKTRDAAYRVSPGSFFQINRYLTDELIQIVTAGRTGNTAIDYYAGVGLFAVPLARRFERVIAVESSQTSFSDLQYNAPANIRAVQATAEQHLKNATSSQQKIRADLVVVDPPRGGLGQTVAQALGRLGPPRVTYVSCDPATLARDLKVLLEFGYKVEQAHLVDLFPQTYHLETVLNLVR; translated from the coding sequence GTGACTACTTCACATCGTTCCCTCTGTGCCTCCGTGGTGACCCTCAAGGCCGCCGTGCAACAATGGACTGTGCAACTGGAAATCGAAAAGCTCATCTACGGTGGCGACGGTCTGGCACGCCTTCCAGCGGATGACCAGGGACGCAGGAAGGCCGTATTTGTCCCCTTCGTTCTCGAAGGTGAGCAAGTCGAAGCCCGGCTTGACCAACACAAGCCAGAATTCGCGCGGGCGCACGTTGATCAAGTTCTGCGCCCGTCGCCGCATCGCATTGAGCCGAAATGCCCTTACTTCCACCGTTGCGGCGGATGTCACTACCAGCACACAACCTACGAGCACCAACTCGAAATTAAAGCTGCGATTCTCAAAGAGAGCCTCACTCGGATCGCGAAGTTCGAGTTGATGGCTGATCTGCAGGTGCACCCTTCACCACCCTGGAATTATCGGAATCGCACACGCATGCGAGTGCGGCCTAGTCCCTTCGCTCTCGGGTATAACCGCATGTGGTCGCACGTGTTCTTGGCGGTAGATCAATGCCCAATCAGCTCACCGCTGATCAATCGAGCTATTGCTGAAATCTGGGAACTCGGACGTACGGGCGTGTCTTTCGATCAGATTAGCGAAATCGAGTTTTTCGCCAGCGCAGAAGATTCTGAGCTGCAGATTGAGTTGCACCCCGCTGAAGACACCCCTGAGGCCGGCGAGGCCGCGCGCCACCTGACACCGCAGCTGGCAGGGAAGATTCCAGAGATGGCGACCGTCGCTGTGTCGGTTGCTGCGCCCATACCTCCCCGATCGCCGGAGGTCATTGTTGGGCCGGGCGCAATCTTTTACAAGACCCGAGACGCGGCATATCGCGTCAGCCCGGGTTCTTTCTTCCAAATCAATCGCTATCTGACAGACGAGCTCATCCAAATCGTAACCGCTGGTCGCACCGGCAACACAGCCATTGATTATTACGCCGGCGTCGGCCTGTTTGCGGTTCCACTGGCCAGGCGTTTTGAGCGCGTTATAGCCGTGGAGTCGTCACAGACATCGTTTTCCGACCTTCAGTACAATGCGCCGGCTAACATCCGGGCGGTGCAGGCTACCGCCGAGCAGCATCTGAAGAATGCGACGTCCAGTCAACAGAAAATTCGTGCCGATCTGGTGGTGGTTGATCCGCCACGAGGCGGGCTTGGGCAAACTGTGGCTCAAGCTCTGGGGCGGCTCGGACCTCCGCGAGTCACTTACGTCTCTTGCGATCCGGCGACGCTCGCCCGAGACCTCAAGGTACTGCTCGAGTTCGGGTACAAAGTGGAACAGGCGCACCTGGTGGACCTCTTCCCACAGACGTATCATTTGGAGACTGTGCTCAACCTCGTACGCTAG
- a CDS encoding ferritin-like domain-containing protein, giving the protein MKLESLRELFIQELQDLYSAENMIIKALPKMVEKASSPELRNALNEHLEQTRGQVRRLDQIFDQLRDVDREDKKCKGMEGIIKEGEEMVKSDSDAEVRDAGMIAGAQKVEHYEIASYGTVRTYASLLGHRDWAQLLQQTLDEEKQADKLLNGLAEHINLEAKAA; this is encoded by the coding sequence ATGAAACTAGAGTCCTTACGCGAGCTGTTTATTCAGGAGCTGCAGGACCTGTATTCGGCAGAAAACATGATCATCAAGGCCCTACCCAAGATGGTGGAGAAGGCCTCGTCGCCAGAGTTGCGGAATGCACTCAACGAACACCTGGAGCAGACCCGTGGACAGGTAAGACGCCTGGACCAGATTTTCGATCAACTGCGCGACGTGGATCGCGAAGACAAGAAATGTAAAGGCATGGAGGGCATCATCAAGGAAGGCGAAGAGATGGTGAAAAGCGATTCCGATGCGGAAGTGCGGGACGCTGGAATGATTGCCGGCGCGCAAAAAGTGGAGCACTACGAAATAGCTTCCTATGGCACAGTACGTACTTATGCCAGCTTGTTGGGGCATAGAGACTGGGCCCAACTGTTGCAGCAAACGCTGGATGAAGAGAAACAAGCGGACAAGTTGCTGAACGGTCTAGCCGAGCACATCAATCTGGAAGCAAAGGCAGCTTAG
- a CDS encoding HEAT repeat domain-containing protein has protein sequence MHRASLITFVLLCAQLTAGQQPQGRFYPEKDSYMLGEPLFFNMEVKNTGKGAVGLGPNNPANCVDEYDFLVQREGSGSCSTSWNAQCGRDFINLQSGESYSVGWPLEMWYTIRKLGLYHVTISYRGKTVISGQALDYNFSSKFDIQVVAADDQRMQEVLQKFERELQSNDPDVHHRALDVMSSVSSPYFYDTILRLARDKDAFNVLHAIGALRRMNTPDGRAALAEIIENRQPNSPDELTARESAIQALGESGDTSYLPLIASHTEESEPNVQLAAMIAVAQLSRDTAASELQRFLFSSNPVTRKNAAYGLRFAVSRSAVEVLIGALADKDAAVRDRVLTSLQQLTGRPADTSESALSLSELQNRWRRWWQQNSSKASLQEVADFFCKVE, from the coding sequence ATGCACCGAGCTTCTCTAATTACGTTCGTGCTTCTCTGCGCTCAACTAACCGCAGGCCAACAACCGCAAGGCCGCTTCTATCCTGAAAAGGACAGCTATATGTTGGGCGAGCCTCTGTTCTTCAATATGGAAGTGAAAAATACGGGAAAGGGCGCAGTTGGACTTGGCCCAAATAATCCTGCGAACTGTGTAGACGAATATGACTTCCTCGTACAACGTGAGGGTTCGGGCAGCTGCTCAACATCGTGGAACGCACAGTGCGGCCGAGATTTCATCAACCTCCAGTCGGGCGAATCTTATTCGGTGGGTTGGCCGCTAGAGATGTGGTACACCATCAGGAAATTAGGCCTCTATCATGTGACCATCAGCTACCGAGGCAAAACGGTAATTTCTGGCCAAGCACTTGACTACAATTTCTCCTCTAAGTTCGACATTCAAGTCGTAGCAGCTGACGACCAGCGCATGCAGGAGGTATTGCAGAAGTTCGAGCGGGAGCTGCAAAGTAACGATCCTGACGTCCACCACCGCGCCCTGGACGTTATGTCGTCGGTATCTTCACCCTACTTCTACGATACGATTCTGCGGCTTGCGCGGGACAAGGACGCCTTTAATGTCTTGCACGCGATTGGCGCCCTTAGGCGAATGAACACTCCCGATGGCCGGGCCGCACTAGCGGAGATAATTGAGAACCGCCAGCCTAACAGCCCGGATGAGCTCACCGCCCGTGAAAGCGCCATTCAGGCTTTAGGGGAGTCAGGCGATACCAGTTATCTGCCACTTATTGCCTCTCACACCGAGGAGAGCGAGCCCAATGTCCAATTAGCCGCGATGATCGCAGTGGCGCAACTGAGCCGGGACACAGCGGCATCCGAGTTGCAGCGGTTTCTGTTCAGTTCTAATCCTGTGACGCGGAAAAATGCGGCGTACGGTCTGCGCTTTGCGGTGAGCCGCAGCGCAGTCGAAGTACTGATCGGAGCACTTGCCGACAAAGACGCAGCGGTACGCGACCGAGTATTGACTAGCCTGCAGCAATTGACCGGTCGGCCGGCTGATACCTCCGAGAGTGCATTGTCCCTCTCGGAACTCCAAAACCGCTGGCGCAGATGGTGGCAGCAGAACTCGTCAAAAGCATCGCTCCAGGAAGTTGCCGACTTCTTCTGCAAGGTCGAATAG
- a CDS encoding SIMPL domain-containing protein, with product MRQVASLLCVLMLTMLAEAQDRAIRPTDVLSSITVEADGQVEAEPDVAQMRFDISAQDQSARNAYEKVAKTSDQIRTILRSNGVDSTTAEVGSLYFQPLIEYKKNKRKIVAYRVKSAVTLKLRDFAKVGAILQQLSEGDITDSQSLNYILSSLDSAKTRAAENAMQKALREATSAAKAAGATVGSLISATVDVRQQIRPLLNADSIGKLETVEVSAGMASAQPPPPPPTAEFTPQSVSISAHVRAIFSLK from the coding sequence ATGCGGCAAGTCGCGAGTCTGTTGTGCGTTCTGATGTTGACAATGCTGGCGGAAGCACAAGATCGCGCTATTCGGCCCACCGATGTCCTGAGCAGCATAACCGTAGAGGCTGATGGGCAGGTTGAGGCCGAACCGGATGTCGCCCAGATGCGATTTGACATCTCGGCTCAGGATCAATCGGCAAGAAACGCCTATGAGAAGGTAGCTAAGACATCGGACCAGATCCGGACAATCTTGAGAAGTAACGGAGTAGACTCGACGACCGCTGAGGTCGGCTCACTCTATTTCCAACCTTTGATTGAATACAAGAAGAACAAGCGAAAAATAGTGGCATACCGGGTCAAGAGCGCTGTGACGCTGAAGTTGCGAGACTTTGCGAAAGTGGGCGCAATTCTGCAGCAGCTTTCAGAGGGCGATATAACCGATTCTCAGTCGCTGAACTACATCCTGAGCAGCCTGGACTCAGCCAAGACCCGCGCGGCGGAGAATGCGATGCAGAAGGCACTTCGGGAAGCGACATCGGCGGCGAAAGCAGCTGGAGCGACGGTCGGATCCCTTATTAGTGCAACCGTGGATGTGCGTCAGCAAATCCGACCATTGCTCAATGCTGACTCAATCGGCAAGCTGGAAACGGTCGAGGTGAGCGCAGGTATGGCGAGCGCTCAGCCGCCACCTCCACCGCCAACGGCTGAGTTTACGCCACAAAGCGTGTCGATCTCCGCGCATGTGCGGGCAATCTTCTCGCTGAAATGA
- the nadC gene encoding carboxylating nicotinate-nucleotide diphosphorylase: protein MDWQSRRLTAIIENALLEDRATRDATTYACIDPHQRATGTIVAKQDCILSGIGSVSRILEVFAKLDGTVTAYPDVASHPEIFDGVRLHRGQAVAVIRHNARVVLSCERVILNFMQRLSGIATLTRKFVDAVAGTKARILDTRKTVPGLRMLDKYAVRCGGGENHRLDLSDGVLIKHNHVALAGGIGPALERAQHNRRGEQPLEVEVRSLKELDEALQHGAETVLLDNMSVDDVRAAVQRVANHTRRVQLECSGGITLENVRAYAEAGVDYISVGALTTSATSVDMSLRVAPV from the coding sequence TTGGACTGGCAAAGCCGACGACTCACCGCGATCATTGAAAACGCGCTGCTCGAGGACCGGGCCACGCGCGATGCGACCACATACGCCTGCATAGATCCCCACCAGCGCGCCACCGGGACGATCGTTGCCAAACAGGATTGCATACTTTCCGGTATAGGCTCGGTGAGCCGCATTCTTGAGGTTTTCGCCAAGCTCGATGGAACGGTGACCGCGTATCCCGATGTCGCGAGCCACCCCGAGATTTTCGATGGTGTGCGCCTGCACCGCGGTCAGGCTGTGGCCGTCATTCGTCACAATGCGCGGGTGGTGCTCTCCTGCGAGCGGGTGATCCTGAATTTTATGCAGCGGCTCAGCGGCATCGCGACTCTTACTCGCAAGTTTGTGGACGCGGTGGCGGGAACCAAGGCCCGTATCCTCGACACGCGAAAGACTGTTCCCGGGCTGCGGATGCTTGACAAGTACGCCGTGCGCTGCGGTGGTGGCGAAAATCACCGCCTTGATCTGTCCGATGGAGTGCTCATCAAACATAATCATGTAGCCTTGGCGGGCGGCATCGGCCCGGCGTTGGAACGTGCCCAGCACAATCGGCGCGGCGAGCAGCCGCTGGAAGTGGAGGTCCGCTCGCTTAAGGAACTCGATGAGGCATTGCAACACGGGGCGGAGACCGTCCTGCTCGACAATATGAGTGTGGATGACGTACGCGCGGCGGTGCAGCGGGTTGCAAACCATACGCGTCGCGTGCAACTCGAATGTTCCGGAGGAATCACGCTGGAGAACGTGCGCGCCTATGCCGAGGCGGGTGTGGATTACATCTCAGTGGGCGCGCTTACGACTTCCGCCACCTCGGTGGACATGAGTCTTCGGGTTGCGCCGGTCTAA
- a CDS encoding valine--tRNA ligase, whose amino-acid sequence MASESPKAHDLPKAYDPSAVEKRWADYWVREKLFSVATPQPGSPEARRPVFAMLLPPPNVTGRLHMGHMLNHTQMDIIARWHRMRGFLTLWLPGTDHAGIATQMMVERQLAKEGKSRREMGRDAFLKQVWKWRAEYGSAILDQMKRLGDSVEWDREYFTMDENLSRAVREVFVRLYEEGLIYRGKYIVNWCPRCGTAISDLEVVHDDVPAKLYEIRYPVMGSSESIVVATTRPETMLGDTAVAVNAADERYQHLHGKKVLLPLMKREIPIITDELANPEFGTGAVKVTPAHDPNDFQAGLRHKLPQIEVIDETGRMNANAGDYAGLDRFEARERVIHDLRHQGLLVGEKDYVVPLGKCDRCRTIVEPRLSTQWFVKIEPLARKATEVVEKGEVRITPENHTRTYLNWMNNIRDWCISRQLWWGHRIPAWHCVGCEEIVVAREEPTRCPKCNATQFEQDPDVLDTWFSSGLLPFTTLGWPEKTRDQEVFYPTSLLITGTDIIFFWVARMIMFGCHFMAGHHQDAAVKQLSGWADRKDDSVPFREVYVHALVRDAERQKMSKTKGNVLDPIEVIEKYGTDATRFTLASMASPGTDIAFNEKRTEGYRAFANKIWNAARFIFMNVDRAQQAGVWSLEEFQEGGSAAKGRGIGTFQAAALEDRWIISRFNRVAEELDSDLKGYRFDESANRVYEFFWGDFCDWYIELMKPRLAPENVDDREGARIAFNNVVGVFEGALRLLHPFMPFITEEIWQAIYDGKPALKSIALASFPQASKEQINSAAEAEMAILQSLIESIRNIRHELKIETKQRAAVEVHADQKLHKLMQQNRGALERLAMVDGIKFSESSLAKLPGARTTPSFEVRVVYERKVDASLERDRLQKELARMEQEIGNARRQLGNKQFLAKAPAHVVEGIRKREQELQVLLQKTRGALEELR is encoded by the coding sequence ATGGCTAGCGAGTCACCCAAGGCGCATGATTTGCCTAAAGCCTACGACCCGAGCGCTGTAGAGAAGCGCTGGGCCGACTACTGGGTGCGCGAAAAACTTTTTTCGGTGGCCACGCCGCAGCCGGGATCGCCGGAAGCGCGGCGTCCGGTGTTTGCCATGCTCCTGCCGCCGCCGAACGTCACCGGCCGTCTGCACATGGGCCACATGCTCAACCACACGCAGATGGACATCATCGCGCGCTGGCACCGCATGCGTGGGTTTCTGACGCTCTGGCTGCCGGGCACCGACCATGCCGGCATTGCCACGCAAATGATGGTGGAACGCCAACTGGCGAAAGAAGGCAAGAGCCGCCGCGAGATGGGCCGCGATGCGTTTCTGAAACAGGTATGGAAGTGGCGGGCCGAGTACGGCAGCGCCATCCTCGACCAGATGAAGCGCCTCGGCGACTCGGTTGAGTGGGACCGCGAATACTTCACCATGGATGAAAACCTGTCGCGGGCGGTGCGCGAGGTGTTTGTCCGGCTGTATGAAGAAGGCCTGATCTATCGCGGCAAGTACATCGTCAACTGGTGTCCGCGTTGCGGGACGGCGATTTCCGACCTGGAAGTGGTACACGATGACGTTCCTGCCAAGCTGTATGAGATTCGCTATCCGGTGATGGGCAGCAGCGAATCGATCGTGGTGGCTACCACCCGGCCGGAGACCATGCTGGGCGATACCGCGGTTGCGGTGAACGCGGCGGACGAGCGCTACCAGCACCTGCATGGAAAAAAAGTGCTGCTGCCGTTGATGAAGCGCGAGATTCCCATCATCACTGACGAGCTGGCGAATCCTGAGTTTGGCACGGGCGCAGTGAAGGTCACGCCGGCGCACGATCCCAACGACTTCCAGGCGGGACTGCGCCACAAACTGCCGCAGATCGAGGTGATAGACGAGACCGGTCGGATGAACGCCAACGCCGGCGACTACGCGGGGCTTGATCGCTTTGAAGCGCGCGAGCGCGTGATCCACGATCTGCGCCATCAGGGGCTTCTCGTCGGCGAAAAAGATTACGTTGTGCCGCTCGGCAAGTGTGACCGCTGCCGCACCATCGTGGAGCCGCGGCTTTCCACGCAATGGTTCGTGAAGATCGAGCCGCTGGCGCGTAAGGCGACCGAAGTGGTGGAAAAGGGCGAGGTGCGCATTACGCCCGAGAACCACACCCGGACTTATTTGAACTGGATGAATAACATCCGCGACTGGTGCATCTCGCGCCAGCTCTGGTGGGGGCATCGCATTCCGGCGTGGCATTGCGTGGGCTGTGAGGAAATTGTGGTGGCACGCGAGGAGCCGACGCGCTGCCCGAAGTGCAATGCAACACAGTTTGAGCAGGACCCGGACGTGCTCGATACCTGGTTCTCCTCCGGACTGCTGCCGTTTACGACCTTAGGATGGCCGGAGAAGACGCGCGACCAGGAAGTTTTTTATCCCACGTCGCTGCTGATCACCGGCACCGACATTATTTTTTTCTGGGTGGCGCGCATGATCATGTTTGGCTGCCACTTTATGGCCGGCCATCACCAGGATGCGGCGGTCAAGCAACTGAGCGGCTGGGCCGACCGCAAAGACGACAGTGTTCCCTTCCGCGAAGTGTACGTCCATGCGTTGGTGCGAGATGCCGAGCGGCAGAAGATGTCGAAGACCAAGGGCAACGTGCTTGATCCCATCGAGGTCATCGAGAAGTACGGCACCGACGCCACACGATTCACGCTGGCTTCCATGGCATCGCCGGGAACGGATATTGCTTTCAACGAGAAGCGCACGGAAGGCTACCGCGCCTTCGCCAACAAAATTTGGAATGCCGCGCGGTTCATCTTTATGAATGTGGATCGCGCGCAGCAGGCGGGTGTGTGGTCGCTGGAAGAATTTCAAGAGGGTGGATCGGCAGCCAAGGGCCGCGGAATAGGAACTTTCCAAGCTGCCGCACTCGAAGACCGCTGGATCATCTCGCGCTTCAACCGCGTGGCGGAAGAGCTGGACTCCGATCTTAAGGGCTACCGTTTTGACGAGTCCGCGAACCGGGTTTACGAATTTTTCTGGGGGGACTTCTGCGATTGGTATATCGAGTTAATGAAGCCGCGGCTTGCGCCGGAGAACGTCGACGATCGTGAAGGCGCCCGTATCGCCTTTAACAACGTTGTCGGAGTGTTCGAGGGCGCGCTGCGGCTGCTGCATCCGTTTATGCCGTTCATTACGGAGGAGATCTGGCAGGCGATCTATGACGGCAAGCCTGCGCTCAAGTCCATCGCGTTAGCGTCGTTCCCGCAGGCCTCGAAAGAGCAGATCAACTCCGCTGCTGAGGCCGAGATGGCCATTCTGCAGAGCCTGATCGAGAGCATCCGCAACATCCGCCACGAACTCAAGATTGAGACCAAGCAGCGCGCTGCTGTCGAAGTCCACGCCGACCAGAAACTGCATAAGTTGATGCAGCAGAATCGTGGTGCTCTAGAACGGCTGGCAATGGTGGATGGGATCAAGTTTTCCGAATCATCACTGGCGAAACTGCCGGGAGCGCGGACCACTCCCAGCTTCGAAGTCCGGGTAGTGTACGAACGGAAGGTAGATGCCTCGCTCGAACGCGACCGCCTGCAGAAAGAACTCGCGCGCATGGAGCAGGAGATCGGGAACGCCCGCCGCCAGCTCGGAAACAAGCAGTTCCTGGCCAAAGCCCCCGCCCATGTAGTGGAAGGAATCCGCAAGCGGGAGCAGGAATTGCAGGTTTTACTGCAAAAAACTCGCGGGGCGCTGGAAGAACTGAGATAA